CGTAACTTCGGGAGAAGGGGTACTCCATTAGTGTAAAGACATTAACTGTCAGAGCATGAAGGAGTCGCAGAGAAAAGGCCCAAGCGACTGTTTACCAAAAACACAGGTTCCTGCTAAATCGCAAGATGACGTATAGGAGCTGACGCCTGCCCGGTGCTGGAAGGTTAAGGGGAGAGGTTAGCGCAAGCGAAGCTTTAAACCGAAGCCCCAGTAAACGGCGGCCGTAACTATAACGGTCCTAAGGTAGCGAAATTCCTTGTCGGGTAAGTTCCGACCCGCACGAAAGGCGTAACGATTTGGGCGCTGTCTCAACGAGGGACTCGGCGAACTTGTAATGCCGGTAAAGATGCCGGCTACCTGCGACAGGACAGAAAGACCCCGTGGAGCTTTACTGCAGCTTGACATTGGATTTTGGTATTGCATGTACAGGATAGGTGGGAGGCTGAGAAGTTAGGGCGCCAGTCTTAACGGAGCCACCGTTGGGATACCACCCTTGTGATATTGAAATTCTAACACCGGAGCCTGAATCGGCTCCATGGACAGTGTCAGGTGGGCAGTTTGACTGGGGCGGTCGCCTCCCAAAAAGTAACGGAGGCGCCCAAAGGTTCCCTCAGCGCGGTTGGAAATCGCGCGGATAGAGTGTAAAGGCAAAAGGGAGCTTGACAGCGAGACCAACAAGTCGAGCTGGGACGAAAGTCGGGCTTAGTGATCCGGCGGCATTCGCGTGGAAGAGCCGTCGCTCAACGGATAAAAGCTACCCCGGGGATAACAGGCTTATCTCCCCCAAGAGTCCACATCGACGGGGAGGTTTGGCACCTCGATGTCGGCTCATCGCATCCTGGGGCTGTAGTAGGTCCCAAGGGTTGGGCTGTTCGCCCATTAAAGCGGTACGTGAGCTGGGTTCAGAACGTCGTGAGACAGTTCGGTCCCTATCCGTCGCAGGCGCAGGAAACTTGCGAGGAGCTGTCCCTAGTACGAGAGGACCGGGATGGACGGATCACTGGCGTACCAGTTATCGCGCCAGCGGTAGCGCTGGGTACCCAAATCCGGCCGGGATAAGCGCTGAAGGCATCTAAGCGCGAAGCCCCCCTCTAGATAAGGTTTCCCATCCAGTTAATGGAGTAAGACCCCTGGCAGACTACCAGGTAGATAGGCCGGGCGTGCAAGCACAGCAATGTGTGCAGCGGACCGGTACTAATAGGTCGAGGACTTGACCTTAAATTCGGTGCTCTGATTTTGTTACGGAAGTTGGCGGTTGGTTGCCGTTAGGCGATAAACCAACCATACTGCTGCCGGATACAAGATAGTTTACTTGTTGAAATAAAACTTGCTTAGCTGTGCATTTTTGAGGGAACTGCTTGACAAATACCTAAGCAATATGTTTAGATAATATACGTGACATAGTTTAATGAGGTTTCCTAAAAGTTTATAAAGTTTTCCGGTGACCATACTGAAGAGGATACACCCGTTCCCATCCCGAACACGGAAGTTAAGCTCTTCGAGGCCGATGGTACTTGGGCATCTGCCCTGGGAGAGTAGGTCGTCGCCGGAATTAATTTTAAGCAAACCCCTTGGTTTTCATGCCGGGGGGTATTGTTTTTAGATAAGTAAGGATAATATTATACATATTAGAGTTGCAGACTAAAATATTATGATATAATGTGAACATATGTAAAATAATTTAAACTTGCTTGTCATTACATTGGGAATACTGTAAAATATTTTAGTGACTGTAGTTGAATGGAGGAGAATTATTATGACTGAAGCCATGGCTGAAAAGGGGACATGGACAGTAAAAAAAGGTTTAGCGGAAATGCTTAAGGGCGGAGTAATTATGGATGTTACTACTCCGGAGCAAGCTAAAATAGCTGAAGAAGCTGGGGCCTGCGCGGTAATGGCGCTGGAAAGAGTACCCGCCGATATACGTGCTGCCGGCGGAGTAGCTAGAATGGCTGATCCTACAGTTATTATACGCATTATGGATGCTGTTACTATCCCGGTAATGGCCAAAGCTAGAATTGGTCATTTTGTGGAAGCACAGATACTGGAAGCTTTAGGTGCTGATTATATAGACGAAAGTGAGGTGCTTACACCGGCGGATGAGCAGTATCACATAGAAAAACATGCTTTTAAGGTGCCTTTTGTGTGTGGTGCTCGTAATCTTGGTGAGGCGCTCAGACGCATTGCCGAAGGTGCGGCTATGATTCGTACCAAAGGTGAACCCGGCACGGGCAATGTGGTAGAAGCCGTTCGCCATATGCGTATGGTGATGGGGCAAATACGCCGGGTGCGAAATTTGCCTAAGGAAGAATTAATGAGTGCAGCCAAAGATATGGGTGCACCCTATGATTTACTTTTATATGTAGCCGAGAATGGTAGATTGCCGGTGGTTAATTTTGCCGCCGGTGGTATTGCGACCCCTGCGGATGCTGCTTTAATGATGCAGTTGGGCTGTGACGGTATTTTTGTTGGTTCCGGTATATTTAAGTCGAATGATCCGCAGTCCAGAGCCAAGGCTATTGTTGCCGCCACTACGCATTTTAATGACCCTAGAATACTGGCTGAGATTTCTCGGGATCTGGGAGAAGCCATGCCCGGTCTTGAAATATCCACTATTGCCCCGGAACAGCGTATGCAGGACAGAGGTTGGTAATAGGAGATAGATTATGTTAATTGGTGTACTTGCCTTACAGGGCGCTTTTCGGGAACATCAATGTTCGCTGGAGAAATGTGGCGTTTCAACTCGCCAGGTCAGGAAACCGTCGGAACTTGATGATATAGATGCTTTGGTGATTCCCGGTGGCGAAAGTACTACTATGGGTAAATTATTAAATGGCTTTGACTTAATGAAACCTATAATAAATTTAGCTAACCAGGGTATGCCCGTTTTTGGTACTTGCGCCGGGCTTATTATGCTGGCCAAGCATATAAGGAATTCCCGGCAGGAAACATTGGCTGCCATGGATATAGAAGTGGAACGCAATGCTTTTGGGCGACAGGTAGATAGTTTTGAAACTGATTTGGATATTCCCGTTTTAGGCAATGATCCCTACCGGGCGGTGTTTATCAGAGCTCCTTATATAACGGAGGTTTCCGAAGGTGTGGATATATTGGCACGCTGTGGAGAAAAAATTGTCTGTGCCCGGCAGGAACGTTTTCTTGTGGCTGCTTTTCATCCGGAATTGACAGATGATTTGCGTATGCACCATTATTTTATCTCGTTAATCGCCGCTAAGACTCCCGTCTCAAATAAGGAAAGGGGACACACCTGCTGAAGTTTGGGTATTTCTCTGGGGACAGGAATGTCCCCGACTAATGGAGTTAAACGGCGATAAACTCGGAATAAGTGCGACTAAGGTTCGGGTGGAAAACACTACCTGAACCAAGTCTTCTTTATTGAAAATGTTGCTAAATGAACAAATGCTATAAAACTATTGCAAAAAAAAGTTGACTGTTGTAATATTTATACTCATCTTTGACACTTATGTGGAGACAAAAAGCCTATATCCCTTGGTAATAAAGGGTCATAGGCTTTTTTCATATTCTATAAAAATGAGTAATGTTTTATTTCTTAGTGAAATTAAAAATTCTTTTTAGCTCTTTTGTATTTACGATCTCGTAGTCTGTTCGAAATCCAAAATGGCTATGCAAAGCATCCGTGATATTGGTGCGTTTATACGTAGGAACAACCCCTTCTCCAGGGATCTTGTAGAAATTCATATCCCGTATCGTTGTTAAAATCTCTTTACATGTGAATTCGCCCCCCAGTTTCTTTTCCAGCATTCGATAGAGGATCAACGACAGGAAACAGGTCATAAAGTGAGCCGTAATCCGGTCGTCTCGGCTCAGATAAACAGGTCTGGCTTTAAATTCACTCTTAATGATGCGAAAGCATTCTTCAATCTCCCATCGTCCCTTGTTCACCTTAACGATATCAGAAATAGAATCTTCTAAATTGGTACAAACCGCATAGAAGCCATCATATTGCGCCTCCTCATTGATCACATCTTGATTGATGCTGAGCAACTCTTTTTCAGCAAGCTCACCATCAGGAGTGCAAAAACTCTTTTGAATAAACCTCCGGTAATCATTAGCATTACACTTTTTTAGTTTGGCTGGGTTTTTCTCCATGATTTTACGGGCGCGTTCAATCTGATTGCTGCGTATGATCTCCTGATAATTTTTATATTTTAAAGAAAAGGTCACAATCAACCTTTGTTCAAGATCACCCTCCTTGAGCCAGCGTTCTTTATAGAAAACCATAGATTCCAGCGTTTTTTTCTCCTCTTCTGAGGTCGTGTCGCTTTGAAACCGCTGAATGACTTCCGTTAGATTGTAAGAGGTTTTCGTCTTATCGTGCGAAGACGTTTCACTCTTGTGTTTATTAAGGCTCCAGTCTGCCGGATCGAGCGCCCACTCTTTCAAAAATTGCTTCAACTTCTTGATCGACTGGGTGGTGATAAAAGCTCGCTCTTGGATGTCGTTAAACTTCCGGTTGGCGGTACTGGCAAGACCGGCATCAGTACAGACAACAAATTGAGAGAGTTTAAAATTGGCAAGGATTTTCCGTTCTAAAGGTTTCAGGGTCACCTGCTCATTGGTATTTCCGGGATGAATACAGAAAGCCAAAGGAACACCATCACCATCCATAAACAATCCCATTTCCACAAGGGGATTCGGACGGTTCTCCTTGCCTTTGCCATACTGTTTTAAGCCCTCAGCCTGTTCAATTTCAAAGAAGAAGTTAGTGCAGTCATAGAACAAAACCGCTGTGTTGCGCTTGCAAGCGTTAAGGCTGTTTTTATATACCTGAGCTTGGATGAAATCACTCTCCTTGGCTAAAATCTCCAATGCACGATATACATGCTGCAGCTCAAGGCGCGGTTGCTCAAGAAAGTTCCGCACCAGTTCCTTGGTAGCAAGCTTTGAGCCGGGAAAGAGGATGCGGCCATAAAGGAGCGAGGCAAGAATCGTATTTAAATCAAAGGTGATTTTGTATTTTTTCTGAAGGACAGCACAAATTTTATGTAGACCCAAACTGTGATACAGACTTTGCAAGAACAAATAGCCGCCATTGAATGAAGCCTGGCGATCTTTAGCGATAACTTTTGTAGGGGAAAACTCAACTATAACTTTGCGTTGAGATTCTTTTTCTTGACGATTAAGTTCATCGATATAAGCCTTAGCCCATTCGTAGGGATCACGACCGTTTAATTTTTTACGGAGCTCCTTTTCCGTGCCAAGTTTTTCAACGATTTTAGTGGAGCGCACCCCCTTTTCATAGACGGACTTAATCACATAAAAAGAGGTGGCGTTTTTTGATTTGGATAAAGATAATCGCATACCTTAAAAACCCCCAATCCTTTGTATTGTAACACAATACCAAACATTACGCAATAGTAAACCAGGAAATTTGACAAAAAAATAAGCCTATTTCAAGGCTTCCAGCGTTTTTTTGACCATGCAACTGTCAAAGACCCGGGACACACCTGCTGAAGTTTGGGTATTTCTCTGGGGACAGGAATGTCCCCGACTAATGGAGTTAAACGGCGATAAACTCGGAATAAGTGCGACTAAGGTTCGGGTGGAAAACACTACCTGAACCAAGTCTTCTTTATTGAAAATGTTGCTAAATGAACAAATGCTATAAAACTATTGCAAAAAAAAGTTGACTGTTGTAATATTTATAGGTACCTCTAAATTAAATTATGAAACCCGATGCAGGGGTAAAGTAGCTACATGCAACTCACAGAGAGCCGGTGGCGGGTGTGAACCGGTGGTTGTATCTTTAGCGAAAAGGCTCCCCGTAGGGGGTCCGCTGAAAACAGCAGTAGGCGGACACGGATAGTTCCGTTATTTAAACGAAGAGGATTTGTTGAATATGTTTTACATATTTAAACAAATCAATATGGGTGGCACCGCGGGAGAAAATACCTCTCGTCCCTGTGATTAATATTATAGGGATGGGAGGTTTTATTTTTAAGTTAATTTAAGTGAAAAATTTTATTTCAATTACGGATATAATTATTATTTAACAGAGGAGGATTACATATGCAGGACAAAAGTTATTTAATGATTCCGGGGCCGACACCGGTACCGCCGACAGTGGTGGCTGCAATGACTGCGCCCATGATTGGTCACCGTAGTGAAGATTTTCAGGTGCTGCATAAAGATATAATTTTTAAACTGCAAAAATTGTTTCAAACCCAAAATGAAATGTATGTTTTAACCAGCTCGGGCACCGGTGGTATGGAATCTGCAGTGGCTAATACGGTAAGCCCCGGGGATAAGGTGCTTACTTTAGTAGGCGGTAAGTTTGGCGAGCGCTGGACTGAATTGACCAAGCAGTATGGGGCCGAAGTAATTGAGTTAAACTTTGAATGGGGTACCCGTGTAGATCATCAGGTAGTTCAGGAAAAGCTGGCGGCCAATCCAGATATTAAAGTTGTTTTTGCTACCCAAAATGAAACCTCCACAGGTGTAACTAATGATATTGAAAGCATTGGTAAAATAGTTGCCAAAACTCCTGCCCTATTAGTAGTGGACGGAGTTAGCGGTGTGGGCGGTATTGAAATAAAAGTTGATGATTGGCATGTGGATATTCTAACTACCGGCTCGCAAAAATCATTAATGCTGCCTCCGGGACTGGCTATTCAGAGTATTAGTGACAAAGCCTGGAAAGTAATTGAAGCTAATAAATCTCCCCGCTATTACTTTAGTTTATTGAGAGCCAGGAAACAATATCCCAAATGGAACACGGCATATACTCCGGCGGTATCGCTTTTTGTCGGTCTTAACGCCGCGCTGGATATGATGCTGGCCGAAGGCCTGGATAATGTTTATGCCCGGCATAAGTTGTTGCGCAATGCCACCCGGGCCGCTATTGGGGCACTGGGATTGAAATTAATGACCGATGACAGCTGCGCTTCTCCCGTGGTTACATCGGTATACGCACCGGAAGGTATTGGTTCGGATGATATCCGTAAGGTATTGAAAAATGAATATAATATAACGTTTGCGGGTGGGCAGGCTCAGTTGAAAAATAAAATAATGCGGATTGCTCATATGGGTTTCGCTGATCAAATGAATGTATTAATTGCTATCGCCGGCTTGGAAATGGCACTGCAAAAGCTTGGGTATCCAGTTGAGCTTGGCGCCGGTGTAAAGGCAGCCCAGCAAGTGTTTTTGGGGGTGTAAAAATGGCACAATTTAAAGTATTGGCAATGGATAATGTTTCGCAAAAAGGTTTGGAACCATTGTACAACGACTCGGATATTGAAGTGGTTATCGGCAGTAAAATGACTGAAGATGAGCTGATAGCTGTAATCGGTGATTATGATGCTATGATTGTACGCAGCGCCACTAAAGTGACCCCCCGGGTGCTGGAAAACGCCCCTAAACTAAAAGTGGTGGGCCGGGCCGGTGTCGGCGTGGATAATATTGATCTCAATGCTTCTACCCAGCATGGCGTGTTGGTGGTTAACGCTCCTGACGGCAATACTATTGCGGCTGCCGAACATACTATGGCTATGATGTTGGCGCTGGCCAGAAATATTTCTCAGGCAGTGGGAAAAATGAAAAACGGTGTGTGGGATAAAAAGGCCTTCTTGGGTGTGGAACTTCGGGGTAAAACGCTGGGCGTTATCGGTTTGGGCAGGATTGGCTCGGCGGTGGCCCGGCGCGCTCAGGCCATGGAAATGGATATAGTGGCCTATGATCCCTATATTTCCGCGGAAAAGGCGGAAGCCATGGGCATAAAGCTGGCTGCCATGGATGAGTTATTGCCGGCAGCTGATTTTATTACAGTGCATATGCCTAAAACCAAAGAAACCTATCATATGCTGGATGATAAAGCCTTTGCTGCTATGAAAGACGGGGTGCGGGTTATCAACTGCGCCCGGGGCGGTATTATAGACGAGGAAGCTCTTTACAAGTACATGCAGTCGGGGAAAGTGGCCGGTGCGGCTCTGGATGTTTTTGAAAAGGAACCGAATACGGGCAGTCCTCTACTGGAAATGAACAACTTTATTGCCACTCCGCACTTGGGCGCTTCCACTGCCGAGGCACAGATTAACGTAGCTGTGGATGTAGCTGAAGAAATTGTAGACGCTCTTAAAGGTAAGGTAGTACGTAATACCGTAAACATTCCATCAGTTAAGCCTGAAGTTATGTCTAAAATTAAGCCGTACCTAAAGTTGGCTGAAAAATTGGGTAAATTCCAAGCTCAGCTGGTAGAAGGCCGGGTTAATAAAATAGAGATTACTTATAACGGTGATCTGGCCGGTGAGGATGTCAAGCCAATTACAACCGCGGTGGTAAAAGGTTTTTTGGATCCTATTTTACAAGAATCAGTAAACTTTATTAATGCGCCTATCTTAGCTAAAAATCGAGGCATCAGTGTGGTACAAATCGTTAATGGCCGGGCTGACGGTTATGCCAGCTTGATTACTTTGACAGTAGTATCAGATAAGGGAGAAAAATCGTTATCGGGAACCTTATTCCAAGAAAATGATCCTCGCATTGTGATGGTGGATGGTTACCGGGTGGACGCGGTCCCCGAAGGAAATATGCTTTATGTACCACACATAGATAAGCCAAGAATTATCGGCCCTGTAGGTATGTTAATTGGCGAACACCATATAAATATAGCCAGTATGCAGGTGGGACGTAAGGAAATCGGCGGCAAGGCCGTGATGATGCTTTCGGTGGATGCCCCGGTCCCTGAAAAAACCTTGCAAGCCATTGGCGAATTAGACGGCGTGCTGGATGTAAAGTTTGTTAGCTTATAGTTTTACTTGCTTTCATAAATATGGTACAATTATGTCGGCTTAAGCCGACATTTTTGTTTTATACAAATCCTAAACAGTTAATAATAGTTAAAAAGAGGAGTTAATCCTTTATTGTGTGAAGTGGCATATTGAATAAATGATATGTACACTTTTATTGCTTTGTGGAGGTTTTCCGATATGTTGGATTTGAAATTTGTACGAAACAATTCTGAAATTGTTAAAGAGGCGTTGCAAAAAAGAGGAGCCAGTATTTCACTTGATCCTTTTTTGGCACTTGATGAGCGCCGCCGGGAAAAGCTGACCGAGGTGGAGAAACTTAAAAATAAACGCAATGTGGTGTCCGAGGAGATTGGCCGGCTGAAAAAGGCCGGGCAGCTGGCCGAGGATATGGTACTGGAAATGCGGCAGGTTTCCAACGCTATTAAAAATATAGATGACGAAATTCGTATTTTGGATCAGCAATTGCAGCAGACATTGCTAAATATCCCTAATATTCCCGAAGAAAGTGTGCCCGTGGGGTTGGATGAAAGTGACAATGTTGAGTTGCGGCGCTGGGGTGAGCCCAGACAGTTCGGTTTTGAACCCAAACCCCACTGGGATATCGGTGAGGCGCTGGATATATTGGATTTTGAACGGGGCGGCAAGGTTACAGGCGCTAGATTTCTTTTTTACAAAGGTGCCGGCGCGGCCCTGGAGCGTGCTGTGTTTAATTTTATGCTGGATGTGCATACGAAGGAGCACGGCTATGTGGAGCTAATGCCTCCGTTTATGGTTAACAGCAACAGTATGATCGGCACAGGTCAACTGCCCAAATTCGCCGAGGATATGTTTAAAGTTGAGAATACGGATTATTATTTGATACCTACCGCCGAAGTGCCGGTAACCAATCTTTACAGTAATGAAATATTGGATGGCGATAAATTGCCTATTTATCATTGTGCCTACAGCGCTTGCTTCAGAGCCGAGGCAGGGGCGGCGGGACGGGATACCCGGGGCCTGATCAGGCTGCACCAGTTTAACAAGGTAGAACTGGTTAAGTTCGCTCGCCCCGAGGATTCCTTTGCGGAACTGGAGAAATTGACTCAAAATGCCGAGAAAATACTGCAGTTGCTGGAACTGCCTTACCGGGTGGTTGTTTTAAGTACCGGTGACCTGGGTTTTAGCTCTGCTAAAACCTATGATTTAGAGGTATGGCTGCCCAGTTACAACAGTTATAAAGAGATTTCTTCCTGCAGTAATTTTATGGATTTCCAGGCCCGGCGGGCCAATATCAGGTACCGGGAGGGTAAAGCCAAGCCCCGTTTTGTACACACTTTAAACGGTTCAGGCCTGGCCGTGGGCCGGACGGTAGCCGCTATATTGGAAAACTGTCAGACCGACACAGGTGCGGTGAAGGTACCGGCGGTGTTACAGCCGTACATGGGTGGCATTAAAGAGATATATTGACACTATTGAGGGGGGAACGGTGTTATTGACACCTTACTTTTACTGTGTTATACTTTTTATTGTCTCTGGTTGATTGAAATTGACTGGAGGGGTGTCCGAGCGGTTTAAGGAGGCGGTCTTGAAAACCGTTGAACCTTCACGGGTTCCGTGGGTTCGAATCCCACCTCCTCCGCCATTTTAATAATCTGACATTATGGAGAGATGGCCGAGTAGGTCGAAGGCGGTCGCCTGCTAAGCGATTATACGGGCTAAAACTCGTATCGAGGGTTCGAATCCCTCTCTCTCCGCCAGTAGAAAACCACGGATTTAAATCCGTGGTTTTCTGATGAATTGACTATGCTTTAGTAACTATGATATATTCCATGTGATGTGAAAAGTGATTTACCTGTTTATTAACGTCTTTTTTTGCTAGTTGACTTTTACGAGTGCTTTTGTTACAATTGTATTTGCGGTGCTGTTGAAGCGCCATGGATGAAAAAACAATATGTGCCTGTGGCTCAATTGGATAGAGCATCTGACTACGGATCAGAAGGTTGGGGGTTCGAGTCCCTTCAGGCACGCCACAATTTTACGGCGACACAAAAGTATATATACTAATTGTGTCGCTGCATTTTATTGGTGTAGCAGTGGGTTTATCGTAAGTTTCACTATTGTAATGTGAATATACTGTTAAGCGCCTGTAGCTCAGAGGATAGAGCAGCGGTTTCCTAAACCGCGTGCCGGGGGTTCGAGTCCCTCCAGGCGCACCATTATTTTTAAAGGGGAACCTTTGTTGAACCAGGCCGGTTATATGCGCGAGGCTCTGGCGGAAGCCGAAAAAGCTTACGCTTTGGGTGAAGTGCCTGTTGGTGC
This genomic interval from Desulfoscipio sp. XC116 contains the following:
- the pdxS gene encoding pyridoxal 5'-phosphate synthase lyase subunit PdxS; amino-acid sequence: MAEKGTWTVKKGLAEMLKGGVIMDVTTPEQAKIAEEAGACAVMALERVPADIRAAGGVARMADPTVIIRIMDAVTIPVMAKARIGHFVEAQILEALGADYIDESEVLTPADEQYHIEKHAFKVPFVCGARNLGEALRRIAEGAAMIRTKGEPGTGNVVEAVRHMRMVMGQIRRVRNLPKEELMSAAKDMGAPYDLLLYVAENGRLPVVNFAAGGIATPADAALMMQLGCDGIFVGSGIFKSNDPQSRAKAIVAATTHFNDPRILAEISRDLGEAMPGLEISTIAPEQRMQDRGW
- the pdxT gene encoding pyridoxal 5'-phosphate synthase glutaminase subunit PdxT, with the translated sequence MLIGVLALQGAFREHQCSLEKCGVSTRQVRKPSELDDIDALVIPGGESTTMGKLLNGFDLMKPIINLANQGMPVFGTCAGLIMLAKHIRNSRQETLAAMDIEVERNAFGRQVDSFETDLDIPVLGNDPYRAVFIRAPYITEVSEGVDILARCGEKIVCARQERFLVAAFHPELTDDLRMHHYFISLIAAKTPVSNKERGHTC
- a CDS encoding IS1634 family transposase is translated as MRLSLSKSKNATSFYVIKSVYEKGVRSTKIVEKLGTEKELRKKLNGRDPYEWAKAYIDELNRQEKESQRKVIVEFSPTKVIAKDRQASFNGGYLFLQSLYHSLGLHKICAVLQKKYKITFDLNTILASLLYGRILFPGSKLATKELVRNFLEQPRLELQHVYRALEILAKESDFIQAQVYKNSLNACKRNTAVLFYDCTNFFFEIEQAEGLKQYGKGKENRPNPLVEMGLFMDGDGVPLAFCIHPGNTNEQVTLKPLERKILANFKLSQFVVCTDAGLASTANRKFNDIQERAFITTQSIKKLKQFLKEWALDPADWSLNKHKSETSSHDKTKTSYNLTEVIQRFQSDTTSEEEKKTLESMVFYKERWLKEGDLEQRLIVTFSLKYKNYQEIIRSNQIERARKIMEKNPAKLKKCNANDYRRFIQKSFCTPDGELAEKELLSINQDVINEEAQYDGFYAVCTNLEDSISDIVKVNKGRWEIEECFRIIKSEFKARPVYLSRDDRITAHFMTCFLSLILYRMLEKKLGGEFTCKEILTTIRDMNFYKIPGEGVVPTYKRTNITDALHSHFGFRTDYEIVNTKELKRIFNFTKK
- a CDS encoding alanine--glyoxylate aminotransferase family protein; the encoded protein is MQDKSYLMIPGPTPVPPTVVAAMTAPMIGHRSEDFQVLHKDIIFKLQKLFQTQNEMYVLTSSGTGGMESAVANTVSPGDKVLTLVGGKFGERWTELTKQYGAEVIELNFEWGTRVDHQVVQEKLAANPDIKVVFATQNETSTGVTNDIESIGKIVAKTPALLVVDGVSGVGGIEIKVDDWHVDILTTGSQKSLMLPPGLAIQSISDKAWKVIEANKSPRYYFSLLRARKQYPKWNTAYTPAVSLFVGLNAALDMMLAEGLDNVYARHKLLRNATRAAIGALGLKLMTDDSCASPVVTSVYAPEGIGSDDIRKVLKNEYNITFAGGQAQLKNKIMRIAHMGFADQMNVLIAIAGLEMALQKLGYPVELGAGVKAAQQVFLGV
- the serA gene encoding phosphoglycerate dehydrogenase — protein: MAQFKVLAMDNVSQKGLEPLYNDSDIEVVIGSKMTEDELIAVIGDYDAMIVRSATKVTPRVLENAPKLKVVGRAGVGVDNIDLNASTQHGVLVVNAPDGNTIAAAEHTMAMMLALARNISQAVGKMKNGVWDKKAFLGVELRGKTLGVIGLGRIGSAVARRAQAMEMDIVAYDPYISAEKAEAMGIKLAAMDELLPAADFITVHMPKTKETYHMLDDKAFAAMKDGVRVINCARGGIIDEEALYKYMQSGKVAGAALDVFEKEPNTGSPLLEMNNFIATPHLGASTAEAQINVAVDVAEEIVDALKGKVVRNTVNIPSVKPEVMSKIKPYLKLAEKLGKFQAQLVEGRVNKIEITYNGDLAGEDVKPITTAVVKGFLDPILQESVNFINAPILAKNRGISVVQIVNGRADGYASLITLTVVSDKGEKSLSGTLFQENDPRIVMVDGYRVDAVPEGNMLYVPHIDKPRIIGPVGMLIGEHHINIASMQVGRKEIGGKAVMMLSVDAPVPEKTLQAIGELDGVLDVKFVSL
- the serS gene encoding serine--tRNA ligase produces the protein MLDLKFVRNNSEIVKEALQKRGASISLDPFLALDERRREKLTEVEKLKNKRNVVSEEIGRLKKAGQLAEDMVLEMRQVSNAIKNIDDEIRILDQQLQQTLLNIPNIPEESVPVGLDESDNVELRRWGEPRQFGFEPKPHWDIGEALDILDFERGGKVTGARFLFYKGAGAALERAVFNFMLDVHTKEHGYVELMPPFMVNSNSMIGTGQLPKFAEDMFKVENTDYYLIPTAEVPVTNLYSNEILDGDKLPIYHCAYSACFRAEAGAAGRDTRGLIRLHQFNKVELVKFARPEDSFAELEKLTQNAEKILQLLELPYRVVVLSTGDLGFSSAKTYDLEVWLPSYNSYKEISSCSNFMDFQARRANIRYREGKAKPRFVHTLNGSGLAVGRTVAAILENCQTDTGAVKVPAVLQPYMGGIKEIY